From Haloglomus litoreum, the proteins below share one genomic window:
- the ctaD gene encoding cytochrome c oxidase subunit I, whose product MAGEQLALTVLMGVLLVAVAGFLARMEDWRSYTPLGGTSTLGDSGYGGGHAEKPAGIVRWFTTVDHKDIGILYGIYALIAFFWGGAAVLLMRAELAAPGFDIMQAQFYNSLLTSHGITMLFLFGTPIIAAFSNYFIPLLIGADDMAFPRINAIAFWLLPPGAILIWAGFFTAPLGLDITPAQTSWTMYTPLSAEQPNAGVDLMLLGLHLTGVSATMGAINFIATIFTERADDVNWANLDIFSWTILTQSALILFAFPLLGSALIMLLLDRNFATAFFAVEGGSPILWQHLFWFFGHPEVYILVLPPMGLVSWILPKFSGRKLFGFKFVVYSTLAIGVLSFGVWAHHMFSTGIDPRIRASFMAVSLAIAIPSAVKTFNWITTMWNGKLRLTAPMLFCIGFISNFIIGGITGVFLAAIPVDLVLHDTYYVVGHFHYIVMGMIAFAGMGALYYWFPIVTGRMYQRKLAKIHFWLSMIGTNITFFAFLVLGYLGMPRRYATYQFDGAIAPLAQVTTLHQISTVGAFLIGIAQLIWAWNMVQSWYEGPEVEDADPWNLKDDGMFGREFQWFEAQKLAADGGDEVAADGGQVETDGGYRKAVRRVDDE is encoded by the coding sequence ATGGCAGGAGAACAGCTCGCGCTGACCGTTCTCATGGGGGTGTTGCTGGTCGCGGTGGCCGGCTTCCTCGCCCGCATGGAGGACTGGCGCTCGTACACCCCACTCGGGGGCACGAGCACGCTCGGCGATTCGGGCTACGGCGGCGGACACGCGGAGAAACCCGCAGGCATCGTTCGGTGGTTCACCACCGTCGACCACAAGGACATCGGCATCCTCTACGGCATCTACGCGCTCATCGCGTTCTTCTGGGGCGGGGCGGCCGTCCTGCTGATGCGCGCCGAACTGGCGGCGCCGGGCTTCGACATCATGCAGGCCCAGTTCTACAACAGCCTGCTGACGAGCCACGGCATCACGATGCTGTTCCTCTTCGGGACGCCCATCATCGCGGCGTTCTCGAACTACTTCATCCCGCTCCTCATCGGGGCGGACGACATGGCGTTCCCGCGCATCAACGCTATCGCGTTCTGGCTGCTCCCGCCGGGCGCGATCCTCATCTGGGCCGGGTTCTTCACGGCGCCGCTCGGGCTCGACATCACCCCCGCGCAGACCTCGTGGACGATGTACACGCCGCTGTCGGCCGAGCAGCCCAACGCCGGCGTGGACCTGATGCTGCTGGGCCTCCACCTGACGGGGGTCTCGGCCACGATGGGTGCGATCAACTTCATCGCGACCATCTTCACCGAGCGCGCCGACGACGTGAACTGGGCCAACCTGGACATCTTCAGCTGGACCATCCTCACGCAGTCCGCGCTCATCCTGTTCGCGTTCCCGCTCCTCGGGAGCGCGCTCATCATGCTGCTGCTGGACCGGAACTTCGCGACCGCCTTCTTCGCCGTCGAGGGTGGCTCGCCAATCCTCTGGCAGCACCTGTTCTGGTTCTTCGGCCACCCCGAGGTGTACATCCTCGTCCTGCCCCCGATGGGGCTGGTCTCGTGGATCCTGCCGAAGTTCTCGGGCCGGAAGCTGTTCGGCTTCAAGTTCGTCGTCTACTCGACGCTCGCCATCGGGGTCCTGAGCTTCGGCGTCTGGGCCCACCACATGTTCAGCACGGGCATCGACCCGCGCATCCGGGCGTCGTTCATGGCGGTCTCGTTGGCCATCGCGATACCATCCGCGGTCAAGACCTTCAACTGGATCACCACGATGTGGAACGGCAAACTGCGCCTCACGGCGCCGATGCTGTTCTGCATCGGGTTCATCAGTAACTTCATCATCGGCGGCATCACGGGCGTCTTCCTCGCCGCCATCCCGGTGGACCTCGTGCTCCACGACACCTACTACGTCGTCGGGCACTTCCACTACATCGTGATGGGGATGATCGCGTTCGCCGGCATGGGCGCGCTCTACTACTGGTTCCCCATCGTCACGGGCCGGATGTACCAGCGCAAGCTGGCGAAGATCCACTTCTGGCTCTCGATGATCGGCACCAACATCACGTTCTTCGCGTTCCTGGTGCTGGGCTACCTGGGCATGCCGCGCCGGTACGCCACCTACCAGTTCGACGGCGCCATCGCGCCGCTCGCGCAGGTGACGACGCTCCACCAGATCTCGACGGTCGGGGCGTTCCTCATCGGCATCGCCCAGCTCATCTGGGCGTGGAACATGGTCCAGTCCTGGTACGAGGGTCCCGAGGTCGAGGACGCCGACCCGTGGAACCTCAAGGACGACGGCATGTTCGGCCGAGAGTTCCAGTGGTTCGAGGCACAGAAGCTGGCCGCCGACGGCGGCGACGAGGTCGCTGCCGACGGTGGGCAGGTCGAGACGGACGGCGGGTACCGGAAGGCCGTCCGCCGCGTCGACGACGAGTAA
- a CDS encoding DUF6684 family protein has product MASESEAKTFDRETLLDLVVNAIPLGIILFFILAFALINPFGSDPVGTALQFSIMIVTFVALAVLTYVSGKAISEAENELEEQGLELSEEAGATEETSPESGTDEGDAEAESAA; this is encoded by the coding sequence ATGGCAAGCGAATCGGAGGCGAAGACGTTCGACCGCGAGACCCTGCTCGACCTCGTGGTCAACGCCATCCCGCTCGGCATCATCCTCTTCTTCATCCTCGCGTTCGCACTCATCAACCCGTTCGGCTCGGACCCGGTCGGGACGGCACTCCAGTTCAGCATCATGATCGTCACGTTCGTCGCGCTGGCGGTCCTGACCTACGTCTCGGGGAAGGCGATCTCCGAGGCCGAGAACGAGCTGGAGGAGCAGGGCCTCGAACTCAGCGAGGAGGCCGGCGCGACCGAGGAGACGAGCCCCGAGTCGGGGACCGACGAGGGGGACGCCGAGGCCGAATCGGCCGCGTAA